AACCACCCAACCACTGACCCGCACGGGACAGTGATTACTAAACCAAACCGCTGGTAAAAATAGCACCAATAAATTTTATTCAACATGAAAAAAACTCTTGTATTCATCTTGCTCATAGCAGCAATCACAGTAACGGCACTAAGACTTTCGAGCCCTCAATCAACTCCTGACACACCCGAGAAAATTGTTGCCCTAAGCACTTTTACCATCATTGCAGATATGGTAGCTAATGTCGGTGGAGATAAAGTTGACTCGATTTCACTCACCAAAATCGGATCAGAAATCCATGGCTATCAGCCAACACCAAGCGATCTAGTCCAAGCTTCACGGGCTGACATTATCTTTGAAAACGGCATGAATCTCGAACTTTGGACCGAAAAGCTTAAAGCTGGCATTCCTGATGTTCCCACCTACACGGTGAGTAAAGATGTCGAAGTACAGTACATCACCGAAGATGCATATGCCGGCAAACCAAACCCGCACGCGTGGATGTCGCCCAAACAAGGTCTGATATATGTCGAAAATATTCGCCAAGCACTTTCGGAGGTCGCTCCACAGTACGCGGACTATTTCGCTGCTAACGCTAAAACCTACAGTCAGCAAATCATGCAGGTTGACCAAGACTTACACACTACCCTCGACTCTCTCCCAGAGAATAACCGCATCTTGGTCACTTGCGAAGGCGCTTTTAGCTACCTCACGAATGACTACAACCTTGAAGAAGTCTATTTGTGGGCCATTAATTCAGACACACAGGGTTCGCCACAGCAGGTTGCTAAGGTCATCAACCTTGTGAAGGAGAAGCAGGTTCCGGCTGTATTCTGCGAAAGCACCGTTGAGCCACACATTCAACGCGAAGTAGTAGCAGCAACAAATGCACGGCTCGGGGGCACGCTGTATGTTGACTCACTTTCAACTCCAGATTTACCCGCATCTACCTATCTTAACTTACTTAAGCACACCGCTGACACTATCAAGCATGGATTAACCGAAACTGAATAATTGCAACTATGGAAAATATTGCTATTGAACTACGTGGTGTCACTGTAAACTATGGCACCAAGCGAGCGCTTACGGATGCTTCCATCAAAATCCCCTACCACACCTTTACTGGAGTCATTGGCATGAACGGCGCCGGCAAGTCAACATTATTTAAAGTCATTATGGGGTTAGTTAAGCCAGAAAGCGGCTTCGTGAGTGTTTGCAGCGACCCAACTGACGTGGCGCAGAAGCACGGCCACGTCGCATATGTACCTCAAACTGAATTGGTTGACTGGCATTTCCCTATTTCTGTCTACGATGTAGTGATGATGGGTCGCATTGGACACCAAAACCAGTTTTTAAAGCGAAATACTACAGACAGCGAACAGGTCATGAATGCACTAGCACAGGTGCGAATGACCGACTTTGCTAATCGCCAAATTGGTGAATTGTCCGGGGGTCAAAAGAAACGCGTATTCGTCGCTCGAGCACTCGCACAAGGTGCTGACATCCTTCTTCTAGACGAACCTTTTGCTGGTCTTGATGCCACCAGCGAACGTTCACTGATAGAGCTACTCATACAGCTTAAGGAGCAAGGGAAAACAGTCATCCTCGCTACTCACGACCTACTGTCGCTACCAGACACCTGTGATCATGTAGCACTAGTCAAATACGGCATCATTGCCTACGGCCCAACCAAAGAAGTCTTTACTAAGGAGCTCGTCTCACAAACATTCGATGGCTTGCTTCACCATGTTACTTTCAACTAAGTATGGATATACTCACATTCATTTTTGAACCGCTACAATATGCCTTCATGACAAAGGCTGTCATTGTCTCTGTTGTAGTTGGCATTACTTGTGCGATTTTGTCATGTTTCCTTATCTTAAAGGGCTGGTCTTTGTTGGGTGACGCCATTTCACACGCTGTGTTACCTGGCGTGGTCATCGCATATCTCCTCGGCATCCCTTTTGGCATCGGTGCGTTCGCGTTTGCCATGCTTGCTGTCTTTCTAATCGGCTTCATTAAAAGCAACAGCAAGATTAAAGAGGACGCTGTCATGGGTATCGTTTTCACCACCTTGTTTGCTTTAGGACTGATGATGATTTCGAAAGTAACGAGCTCAGTTGACCTAACTCATGTGCTCTTTGGTCAAGTTCTCGGTATTTCAGACGAGTCAGCCTGGTACACCGCCGTTACACTCGCCATCGTATCAATTATCATACTCATCTATCGACGAGTCTTTATGGTCTTTTGCTTCGATCCTACACATGCTCAGTCAGTGGGACTTCCTATCACATTCATCAATTACATATTCTTGGCGCTGCTAGGCATCACCATTACTGGCTCAATCCAGACAGTCGGCATCATTCTAGTTATCGCGATGCTTATTACACCTGGATCGACCGCCTTTCTACTCACCAAGCAATTTCCCAGCATGCTGCAAATTGCAGTGAGTATTAGCATTATTAGCTCACTTGTCGGAGCGTACAGCAGCTACTACTTCGATATCGAAACAGGCGGAACCATTGTCTTCGTGCAGGGCATTATCTTTTTAACTGTTTTCGCCTACACATCTCTACAACAAAAAAATTAAGGAGTTTCAGTACCCACAATCTGCAGAATGATAGACGCATATTTCGAGCATCCGCGG
The nucleotide sequence above comes from Candidatus Nomurabacteria bacterium. Encoded proteins:
- a CDS encoding metal ABC transporter substrate-binding protein, producing MKKTLVFILLIAAITVTALRLSSPQSTPDTPEKIVALSTFTIIADMVANVGGDKVDSISLTKIGSEIHGYQPTPSDLVQASRADIIFENGMNLELWTEKLKAGIPDVPTYTVSKDVEVQYITEDAYAGKPNPHAWMSPKQGLIYVENIRQALSEVAPQYADYFAANAKTYSQQIMQVDQDLHTTLDSLPENNRILVTCEGAFSYLTNDYNLEEVYLWAINSDTQGSPQQVAKVINLVKEKQVPAVFCESTVEPHIQREVVAATNARLGGTLYVDSLSTPDLPASTYLNLLKHTADTIKHGLTETE
- a CDS encoding metal ABC transporter ATP-binding protein, translating into MENIAIELRGVTVNYGTKRALTDASIKIPYHTFTGVIGMNGAGKSTLFKVIMGLVKPESGFVSVCSDPTDVAQKHGHVAYVPQTELVDWHFPISVYDVVMMGRIGHQNQFLKRNTTDSEQVMNALAQVRMTDFANRQIGELSGGQKKRVFVARALAQGADILLLDEPFAGLDATSERSLIELLIQLKEQGKTVILATHDLLSLPDTCDHVALVKYGIIAYGPTKEVFTKELVSQTFDGLLHHVTFN
- a CDS encoding metal ABC transporter permease, giving the protein MDILTFIFEPLQYAFMTKAVIVSVVVGITCAILSCFLILKGWSLLGDAISHAVLPGVVIAYLLGIPFGIGAFAFAMLAVFLIGFIKSNSKIKEDAVMGIVFTTLFALGLMMISKVTSSVDLTHVLFGQVLGISDESAWYTAVTLAIVSIIILIYRRVFMVFCFDPTHAQSVGLPITFINYIFLALLGITITGSIQTVGIILVIAMLITPGSTAFLLTKQFPSMLQIAVSISIISSLVGAYSSYYFDIETGGTIVFVQGIIFLTVFAYTSLQQKN